A single window of Xiphophorus hellerii strain 12219 chromosome 12, Xiphophorus_hellerii-4.1, whole genome shotgun sequence DNA harbors:
- the frmd3 gene encoding FERM domain-containing protein 3 isoform X6, which produces MKMLRFRSPSIRSLDQEVLCTIRLLDDSEISCTIQKETKGQFLLDHVCNHYNLLEKDYFGIRYVDPEKQRHWLEPNKPVVKQMKSALQPFTMCFRVKFYPHEPMKIKEELTRYLLYLQLKRDIYHGRLLCPFAEAAYLGACIAQAELGDYDPEEHPSDYIRDFKLFPKQSLKLERKIMEIHKNELRGQCAALAELNMLQRAHSLETYGVDPHPCKDFTGSTAFLGFTATGFVVFQGNKRIHLLKWGDVSKLKFEGKTFYVIGVQKEKKLVLTFHTSTPAACKHLWKCGVENQAFYKCAKSSQIKTVSSSNIFFKGSRFRYSGKVAKEVIEASSKIQRDPPEVHRAQFGQSRSFNSLSHKNLIMNMEPLVPALPSTNEYEEAAADPAGVVAVKDPVPLSPLEPSAASAADTEQSCAERRSSSLINDLQPHCVSMETPYLPPLTPKAEDGLEEDDEGGGALTISELAYSPCASMLPTPVEDSQGGVNQLFSSPVQSPARLLRELHADPDIQAQLEAERERDREFERTRLAARSRMSGVLASSLRLLSSNERVNTWVLGVARFVAVLMGVLLITVPTLLLLLESDIDVSFLHEIRQTPEFEQFHYEYYCPLRRWILCKISMAMENLWSD; this is translated from the exons AAAGAGACCAAAGGCCAGTTCCTGTTGGACCATGTTTGTAATCACTACAACCTGCTGGAGAAGGACTACTTTGGTATACGATACGTAGATCCTGAGAAACAAAGG CACTGGCTGGAGCCCAACAAGCCTGTGGTGAAGCAAATGAAGT CAGCTCTGCAGCCGTTCACAATGTGCTTCCGGGTCAAGTTCTACCCCCACGAGCCAATGAAAATTAAGGAGGAGCTCACCAG GTATCTCCTGTACCTCCAGCTGAAGAGAGACATCTACCACGGCCGCCTCCTGTGTCCCTTTGCTGAGGCGGCGTACCTGGGAGCCTGCATCGCACAGG ctgAGCTGGGAGATTATGACCCAGAGGAGCATCCATCAGACTACATCAGAGACTTCAAGCTATTCCCTAAACAGTCCCTCAAACTGGAGAGGAAGATTATGGAAATACACAAAAATGAGCTCAG GGGTCAGTGTGCAGCCTTGGCAGAGTTAAATATGCTTCAAAGAGCCCACAGCCTGGAAACGTATGGAGTCGACCCTCATCCATGCAAG gACTTTACAGGCTCGACTGCATTTCTGGGCTTCACAGCCACGGGGTTTGTGGTTTTCCAGGGAAACAAGAGGATTCACCTCCTCAAGTG GGGTGACGTAAGCAAGCTAAAGTTTGAAGGCAAAACCTTTTATGTCATTGGAGTCCAAAAAGAG AAAAAGCTGGTGTTGACATTTCACACCTCGACTCCTGCAGCGTGTAAGCACCTATGGAAGTGTGGGGTGGAGAACCAGGCCTTTTACAA atGTGCGAAGTCGAGTCAGATAAAGACCGTCTCAAGCAGTAACATCTTCTTCAAAGGCAGCAGGTTCAGATACAG TGGAAAAGTAGCAAAGGAAGTGATAGAGGCCAGCTCCAAGATTCAGCGAGATCCACCCGAGGTTCACAG agctcAGTTTGGTCAGAGTCGAAGCTTTAACTCTCTGAGCCATAAAAACCTGATCATGAACATGGAGCCTCTGGTGCCAGCACTGCCATCCACCAACGAATACGAAGAGGCGGCAGCAGACCCCG CAGGTGTTGTTGCTGTGAAGGATCCAGTTCCTCTGTCTCCTCTCGAACCCTCAGCGGCATCAGCAGCGGACACAGAACAATCATGTGCAGAGAGGAGAAGCTCTTCTTTGATCAATGACCTGCAGCCTCACTGTGTCTCCATGGAAACCCCATACCTCCCACCCCTAACACCAAAAGCTGAAGACGGACTGGAGGAAGACGACGAAGGCGGCGGTGCACTCACCATCTCTGAACTTGCATACAG CCCCTGTGCCAGCATGCTCCCCACCCCAGTGGAAGACAGTCAGGGAGGGGTCAACCAGCTCTTCTCCAGTCCTGTCCAAAGTCCTGCTAGATTGCTGAGAGAGCTCCATGCTGACCCCGACATCCAGGCCCAGTTGGAGGCTGAGAGGGAGCGAGACCGCGAATTTGAACGCACTCGCCTGGCTGCCAGAAGTCGAATGAGCGGAGTCCTCGCCAGTAGCCTGCGGCTGCTTTCGTCCAATGAGAGAGTCAACACCTGGGTGCTGGGGGTAGCCAGGTTTGTAGCTGTGCTCATGGGGGTCCTGCTTATCACTGTGCccacactgctgctgctgctggagtcgGACATCGACGTGTCGTTCCTCCACGAGATCCGACAGACACCAGAGTTTGAGCAGTTCCACTACGAGTACTACTGCCCGCTTCGACGCTGGATTCTGTGCAAGATCAGCATGGCCATGGAGAACCTGTGGTCTGACTAG
- the frmd3 gene encoding FERM domain-containing protein 3 isoform X7 codes for MKMLRFRSPSIRSLDQEVLCTIRLLDDSEISCTIQKETKGQFLLDHVCNHYNLLEKDYFGIRYVDPEKQRHWLEPNKPVVKQMKSLQPFTMCFRVKFYPHEPMKIKEELTRYLLYLQLKRDIYHGRLLCPFAEAAYLGACIAQAELGDYDPEEHPSDYIRDFKLFPKQSLKLERKIMEIHKNELRGQCAALAELNMLQRAHSLETYGVDPHPCKDFTGSTAFLGFTATGFVVFQGNKRIHLLKWGDVSKLKFEGKTFYVIGVQKEKKLVLTFHTSTPAACKHLWKCGVENQAFYKCAKSSQIKTVSSSNIFFKGSRFRYSGKVAKEVIEASSKIQRDPPEVHRAQFGQSRSFNSLSHKNLIMNMEPLVPALPSTNEYEEAAADPAGVVAVKDPVPLSPLEPSAASAADTEQSCAERRSSSLINDLQPHCVSMETPYLPPLTPKAEDGLEEDDEGGGALTISELAYSPCASMLPTPVEDSQGGVNQLFSSPVQSPARLLRELHADPDIQAQLEAERERDREFERTRLAARSRMSGVLASSLRLLSSNERVNTWVLGVARFVAVLMGVLLITVPTLLLLLESDIDVSFLHEIRQTPEFEQFHYEYYCPLRRWILCKISMAMENLWSD; via the exons AAAGAGACCAAAGGCCAGTTCCTGTTGGACCATGTTTGTAATCACTACAACCTGCTGGAGAAGGACTACTTTGGTATACGATACGTAGATCCTGAGAAACAAAGG CACTGGCTGGAGCCCAACAAGCCTGTGGTGAAGCAAATGAAGT CTCTGCAGCCGTTCACAATGTGCTTCCGGGTCAAGTTCTACCCCCACGAGCCAATGAAAATTAAGGAGGAGCTCACCAG GTATCTCCTGTACCTCCAGCTGAAGAGAGACATCTACCACGGCCGCCTCCTGTGTCCCTTTGCTGAGGCGGCGTACCTGGGAGCCTGCATCGCACAGG ctgAGCTGGGAGATTATGACCCAGAGGAGCATCCATCAGACTACATCAGAGACTTCAAGCTATTCCCTAAACAGTCCCTCAAACTGGAGAGGAAGATTATGGAAATACACAAAAATGAGCTCAG GGGTCAGTGTGCAGCCTTGGCAGAGTTAAATATGCTTCAAAGAGCCCACAGCCTGGAAACGTATGGAGTCGACCCTCATCCATGCAAG gACTTTACAGGCTCGACTGCATTTCTGGGCTTCACAGCCACGGGGTTTGTGGTTTTCCAGGGAAACAAGAGGATTCACCTCCTCAAGTG GGGTGACGTAAGCAAGCTAAAGTTTGAAGGCAAAACCTTTTATGTCATTGGAGTCCAAAAAGAG AAAAAGCTGGTGTTGACATTTCACACCTCGACTCCTGCAGCGTGTAAGCACCTATGGAAGTGTGGGGTGGAGAACCAGGCCTTTTACAA atGTGCGAAGTCGAGTCAGATAAAGACCGTCTCAAGCAGTAACATCTTCTTCAAAGGCAGCAGGTTCAGATACAG TGGAAAAGTAGCAAAGGAAGTGATAGAGGCCAGCTCCAAGATTCAGCGAGATCCACCCGAGGTTCACAG agctcAGTTTGGTCAGAGTCGAAGCTTTAACTCTCTGAGCCATAAAAACCTGATCATGAACATGGAGCCTCTGGTGCCAGCACTGCCATCCACCAACGAATACGAAGAGGCGGCAGCAGACCCCG CAGGTGTTGTTGCTGTGAAGGATCCAGTTCCTCTGTCTCCTCTCGAACCCTCAGCGGCATCAGCAGCGGACACAGAACAATCATGTGCAGAGAGGAGAAGCTCTTCTTTGATCAATGACCTGCAGCCTCACTGTGTCTCCATGGAAACCCCATACCTCCCACCCCTAACACCAAAAGCTGAAGACGGACTGGAGGAAGACGACGAAGGCGGCGGTGCACTCACCATCTCTGAACTTGCATACAG CCCCTGTGCCAGCATGCTCCCCACCCCAGTGGAAGACAGTCAGGGAGGGGTCAACCAGCTCTTCTCCAGTCCTGTCCAAAGTCCTGCTAGATTGCTGAGAGAGCTCCATGCTGACCCCGACATCCAGGCCCAGTTGGAGGCTGAGAGGGAGCGAGACCGCGAATTTGAACGCACTCGCCTGGCTGCCAGAAGTCGAATGAGCGGAGTCCTCGCCAGTAGCCTGCGGCTGCTTTCGTCCAATGAGAGAGTCAACACCTGGGTGCTGGGGGTAGCCAGGTTTGTAGCTGTGCTCATGGGGGTCCTGCTTATCACTGTGCccacactgctgctgctgctggagtcgGACATCGACGTGTCGTTCCTCCACGAGATCCGACAGACACCAGAGTTTGAGCAGTTCCACTACGAGTACTACTGCCCGCTTCGACGCTGGATTCTGTGCAAGATCAGCATGGCCATGGAGAACCTGTGGTCTGACTAG
- the frmd3 gene encoding FERM domain-containing protein 3 isoform X4, which yields MKMLRFRSPSIRSLDQEVLCTIRLLDDSEISCTIQKETKGQFLLDHVCNHYNLLEKDYFGIRYVDPEKQRHWLEPNKPVVKQMKSALQPFTMCFRVKFYPHEPMKIKEELTRYLLYLQLKRDIYHGRLLCPFAEAAYLGACIAQAELGDYDPEEHPSDYIRDFKLFPKQSLKLERKIMEIHKNELRGQCAALAELNMLQRAHSLETYGVDPHPCKDFTGSTAFLGFTATGFVVFQGNKRIHLLKWGDVSKLKFEGKTFYVIGVQKEISLTGRIQCNRMKKLVLTFHTSTPAACKHLWKCGVENQAFYKCAKSSQIKTVSSSNIFFKGSRFRYSGKVAKEVIEASSKIQRDPPEVHRAQFGQSRSFNSLSHKNLIMNMEPLVPALPSTNEYEEAAADPAGVVAVKDPVPLSPLEPSAASAADTEQSCAERRSSSLINDLQPHCVSMETPYLPPLTPKAEDGLEEDDEGGGALTISELAYSPCASMLPTPVEDSQGGVNQLFSSPVQSPARLLRELHADPDIQAQLEAERERDREFERTRLAARSRMSGVLASSLRLLSSNERVNTWVLGVARFVAVLMGVLLITVPTLLLLLESDIDVSFLHEIRQTPEFEQFHYEYYCPLRRWILCKISMAMENLWSD from the exons AAAGAGACCAAAGGCCAGTTCCTGTTGGACCATGTTTGTAATCACTACAACCTGCTGGAGAAGGACTACTTTGGTATACGATACGTAGATCCTGAGAAACAAAGG CACTGGCTGGAGCCCAACAAGCCTGTGGTGAAGCAAATGAAGT CAGCTCTGCAGCCGTTCACAATGTGCTTCCGGGTCAAGTTCTACCCCCACGAGCCAATGAAAATTAAGGAGGAGCTCACCAG GTATCTCCTGTACCTCCAGCTGAAGAGAGACATCTACCACGGCCGCCTCCTGTGTCCCTTTGCTGAGGCGGCGTACCTGGGAGCCTGCATCGCACAGG ctgAGCTGGGAGATTATGACCCAGAGGAGCATCCATCAGACTACATCAGAGACTTCAAGCTATTCCCTAAACAGTCCCTCAAACTGGAGAGGAAGATTATGGAAATACACAAAAATGAGCTCAG GGGTCAGTGTGCAGCCTTGGCAGAGTTAAATATGCTTCAAAGAGCCCACAGCCTGGAAACGTATGGAGTCGACCCTCATCCATGCAAG gACTTTACAGGCTCGACTGCATTTCTGGGCTTCACAGCCACGGGGTTTGTGGTTTTCCAGGGAAACAAGAGGATTCACCTCCTCAAGTG GGGTGACGTAAGCAAGCTAAAGTTTGAAGGCAAAACCTTTTATGTCATTGGAGTCCAAAAAGAG ATCTCCTTAACAGGCAGGATTCAATGTAACAGGATG AAAAAGCTGGTGTTGACATTTCACACCTCGACTCCTGCAGCGTGTAAGCACCTATGGAAGTGTGGGGTGGAGAACCAGGCCTTTTACAA atGTGCGAAGTCGAGTCAGATAAAGACCGTCTCAAGCAGTAACATCTTCTTCAAAGGCAGCAGGTTCAGATACAG TGGAAAAGTAGCAAAGGAAGTGATAGAGGCCAGCTCCAAGATTCAGCGAGATCCACCCGAGGTTCACAG agctcAGTTTGGTCAGAGTCGAAGCTTTAACTCTCTGAGCCATAAAAACCTGATCATGAACATGGAGCCTCTGGTGCCAGCACTGCCATCCACCAACGAATACGAAGAGGCGGCAGCAGACCCCG CAGGTGTTGTTGCTGTGAAGGATCCAGTTCCTCTGTCTCCTCTCGAACCCTCAGCGGCATCAGCAGCGGACACAGAACAATCATGTGCAGAGAGGAGAAGCTCTTCTTTGATCAATGACCTGCAGCCTCACTGTGTCTCCATGGAAACCCCATACCTCCCACCCCTAACACCAAAAGCTGAAGACGGACTGGAGGAAGACGACGAAGGCGGCGGTGCACTCACCATCTCTGAACTTGCATACAG CCCCTGTGCCAGCATGCTCCCCACCCCAGTGGAAGACAGTCAGGGAGGGGTCAACCAGCTCTTCTCCAGTCCTGTCCAAAGTCCTGCTAGATTGCTGAGAGAGCTCCATGCTGACCCCGACATCCAGGCCCAGTTGGAGGCTGAGAGGGAGCGAGACCGCGAATTTGAACGCACTCGCCTGGCTGCCAGAAGTCGAATGAGCGGAGTCCTCGCCAGTAGCCTGCGGCTGCTTTCGTCCAATGAGAGAGTCAACACCTGGGTGCTGGGGGTAGCCAGGTTTGTAGCTGTGCTCATGGGGGTCCTGCTTATCACTGTGCccacactgctgctgctgctggagtcgGACATCGACGTGTCGTTCCTCCACGAGATCCGACAGACACCAGAGTTTGAGCAGTTCCACTACGAGTACTACTGCCCGCTTCGACGCTGGATTCTGTGCAAGATCAGCATGGCCATGGAGAACCTGTGGTCTGACTAG
- the frmd3 gene encoding FERM domain-containing protein 3 isoform X5, translating into MKMLRFRSPSIRSLDQEVLCTIRLLDDSEISCTIQKETKGQFLLDHVCNHYNLLEKDYFGIRYVDPEKQRHWLEPNKPVVKQMKSALQPFTMCFRVKFYPHEPMKIKEELTRYLLYLQLKRDIYHGRLLCPFAEAAYLGACIAQAELGDYDPEEHPSDYIRDFKLFPKQSLKLERKIMEIHKNELRGQCAALAELNMLQRAHSLETYGVDPHPCKDFTGSTAFLGFTATGFVVFQGNKRIHLLKWGDVSKLKFEGKTFYVIGVQKESSLKKLVLTFHTSTPAACKHLWKCGVENQAFYKCAKSSQIKTVSSSNIFFKGSRFRYSGKVAKEVIEASSKIQRDPPEVHRAQFGQSRSFNSLSHKNLIMNMEPLVPALPSTNEYEEAAADPAGVVAVKDPVPLSPLEPSAASAADTEQSCAERRSSSLINDLQPHCVSMETPYLPPLTPKAEDGLEEDDEGGGALTISELAYSPCASMLPTPVEDSQGGVNQLFSSPVQSPARLLRELHADPDIQAQLEAERERDREFERTRLAARSRMSGVLASSLRLLSSNERVNTWVLGVARFVAVLMGVLLITVPTLLLLLESDIDVSFLHEIRQTPEFEQFHYEYYCPLRRWILCKISMAMENLWSD; encoded by the exons AAAGAGACCAAAGGCCAGTTCCTGTTGGACCATGTTTGTAATCACTACAACCTGCTGGAGAAGGACTACTTTGGTATACGATACGTAGATCCTGAGAAACAAAGG CACTGGCTGGAGCCCAACAAGCCTGTGGTGAAGCAAATGAAGT CAGCTCTGCAGCCGTTCACAATGTGCTTCCGGGTCAAGTTCTACCCCCACGAGCCAATGAAAATTAAGGAGGAGCTCACCAG GTATCTCCTGTACCTCCAGCTGAAGAGAGACATCTACCACGGCCGCCTCCTGTGTCCCTTTGCTGAGGCGGCGTACCTGGGAGCCTGCATCGCACAGG ctgAGCTGGGAGATTATGACCCAGAGGAGCATCCATCAGACTACATCAGAGACTTCAAGCTATTCCCTAAACAGTCCCTCAAACTGGAGAGGAAGATTATGGAAATACACAAAAATGAGCTCAG GGGTCAGTGTGCAGCCTTGGCAGAGTTAAATATGCTTCAAAGAGCCCACAGCCTGGAAACGTATGGAGTCGACCCTCATCCATGCAAG gACTTTACAGGCTCGACTGCATTTCTGGGCTTCACAGCCACGGGGTTTGTGGTTTTCCAGGGAAACAAGAGGATTCACCTCCTCAAGTG GGGTGACGTAAGCAAGCTAAAGTTTGAAGGCAAAACCTTTTATGTCATTGGAGTCCAAAAAGAG TCTTCACTG AAAAAGCTGGTGTTGACATTTCACACCTCGACTCCTGCAGCGTGTAAGCACCTATGGAAGTGTGGGGTGGAGAACCAGGCCTTTTACAA atGTGCGAAGTCGAGTCAGATAAAGACCGTCTCAAGCAGTAACATCTTCTTCAAAGGCAGCAGGTTCAGATACAG TGGAAAAGTAGCAAAGGAAGTGATAGAGGCCAGCTCCAAGATTCAGCGAGATCCACCCGAGGTTCACAG agctcAGTTTGGTCAGAGTCGAAGCTTTAACTCTCTGAGCCATAAAAACCTGATCATGAACATGGAGCCTCTGGTGCCAGCACTGCCATCCACCAACGAATACGAAGAGGCGGCAGCAGACCCCG CAGGTGTTGTTGCTGTGAAGGATCCAGTTCCTCTGTCTCCTCTCGAACCCTCAGCGGCATCAGCAGCGGACACAGAACAATCATGTGCAGAGAGGAGAAGCTCTTCTTTGATCAATGACCTGCAGCCTCACTGTGTCTCCATGGAAACCCCATACCTCCCACCCCTAACACCAAAAGCTGAAGACGGACTGGAGGAAGACGACGAAGGCGGCGGTGCACTCACCATCTCTGAACTTGCATACAG CCCCTGTGCCAGCATGCTCCCCACCCCAGTGGAAGACAGTCAGGGAGGGGTCAACCAGCTCTTCTCCAGTCCTGTCCAAAGTCCTGCTAGATTGCTGAGAGAGCTCCATGCTGACCCCGACATCCAGGCCCAGTTGGAGGCTGAGAGGGAGCGAGACCGCGAATTTGAACGCACTCGCCTGGCTGCCAGAAGTCGAATGAGCGGAGTCCTCGCCAGTAGCCTGCGGCTGCTTTCGTCCAATGAGAGAGTCAACACCTGGGTGCTGGGGGTAGCCAGGTTTGTAGCTGTGCTCATGGGGGTCCTGCTTATCACTGTGCccacactgctgctgctgctggagtcgGACATCGACGTGTCGTTCCTCCACGAGATCCGACAGACACCAGAGTTTGAGCAGTTCCACTACGAGTACTACTGCCCGCTTCGACGCTGGATTCTGTGCAAGATCAGCATGGCCATGGAGAACCTGTGGTCTGACTAG
- the frmd3 gene encoding FERM domain-containing protein 3 isoform X2 gives MKMLRFRSPSIRSLDQEVLCTIRLLDDSEISCTIQKETKGQFLLDHVCNHYNLLEKDYFGIRYVDPEKQRHWLEPNKPVVKQMKSLQPFTMCFRVKFYPHEPMKIKEELTRYLLYLQLKRDIYHGRLLCPFAEAAYLGACIAQAELGDYDPEEHPSDYIRDFKLFPKQSLKLERKIMEIHKNELRGQCAALAELNMLQRAHSLETYGVDPHPCKDFTGSTAFLGFTATGFVVFQGNKRIHLLKWGDVSKLKFEGKTFYVIGVQKEINCPVCNPVHHHTQSICVSLFQISLTGRIQCNRMKKLVLTFHTSTPAACKHLWKCGVENQAFYKCAKSSQIKTVSSSNIFFKGSRFRYSGKVAKEVIEASSKIQRDPPEVHRAQFGQSRSFNSLSHKNLIMNMEPLVPALPSTNEYEEAAADPAGVVAVKDPVPLSPLEPSAASAADTEQSCAERRSSSLINDLQPHCVSMETPYLPPLTPKAEDGLEEDDEGGGALTISELAYSPCASMLPTPVEDSQGGVNQLFSSPVQSPARLLRELHADPDIQAQLEAERERDREFERTRLAARSRMSGVLASSLRLLSSNERVNTWVLGVARFVAVLMGVLLITVPTLLLLLESDIDVSFLHEIRQTPEFEQFHYEYYCPLRRWILCKISMAMENLWSD, from the exons AAAGAGACCAAAGGCCAGTTCCTGTTGGACCATGTTTGTAATCACTACAACCTGCTGGAGAAGGACTACTTTGGTATACGATACGTAGATCCTGAGAAACAAAGG CACTGGCTGGAGCCCAACAAGCCTGTGGTGAAGCAAATGAAGT CTCTGCAGCCGTTCACAATGTGCTTCCGGGTCAAGTTCTACCCCCACGAGCCAATGAAAATTAAGGAGGAGCTCACCAG GTATCTCCTGTACCTCCAGCTGAAGAGAGACATCTACCACGGCCGCCTCCTGTGTCCCTTTGCTGAGGCGGCGTACCTGGGAGCCTGCATCGCACAGG ctgAGCTGGGAGATTATGACCCAGAGGAGCATCCATCAGACTACATCAGAGACTTCAAGCTATTCCCTAAACAGTCCCTCAAACTGGAGAGGAAGATTATGGAAATACACAAAAATGAGCTCAG GGGTCAGTGTGCAGCCTTGGCAGAGTTAAATATGCTTCAAAGAGCCCACAGCCTGGAAACGTATGGAGTCGACCCTCATCCATGCAAG gACTTTACAGGCTCGACTGCATTTCTGGGCTTCACAGCCACGGGGTTTGTGGTTTTCCAGGGAAACAAGAGGATTCACCTCCTCAAGTG GGGTGACGTAAGCAAGCTAAAGTTTGAAGGCAAAACCTTTTATGTCATTGGAGTCCAAAAAGAG ATTAACTGTCCTGTTTGTAATCCTGTCCACCATCACACACAATCTATATGTGTGTCGCTGTTTCAGATCTCCTTAACAGGCAGGATTCAATGTAACAGGATG AAAAAGCTGGTGTTGACATTTCACACCTCGACTCCTGCAGCGTGTAAGCACCTATGGAAGTGTGGGGTGGAGAACCAGGCCTTTTACAA atGTGCGAAGTCGAGTCAGATAAAGACCGTCTCAAGCAGTAACATCTTCTTCAAAGGCAGCAGGTTCAGATACAG TGGAAAAGTAGCAAAGGAAGTGATAGAGGCCAGCTCCAAGATTCAGCGAGATCCACCCGAGGTTCACAG agctcAGTTTGGTCAGAGTCGAAGCTTTAACTCTCTGAGCCATAAAAACCTGATCATGAACATGGAGCCTCTGGTGCCAGCACTGCCATCCACCAACGAATACGAAGAGGCGGCAGCAGACCCCG CAGGTGTTGTTGCTGTGAAGGATCCAGTTCCTCTGTCTCCTCTCGAACCCTCAGCGGCATCAGCAGCGGACACAGAACAATCATGTGCAGAGAGGAGAAGCTCTTCTTTGATCAATGACCTGCAGCCTCACTGTGTCTCCATGGAAACCCCATACCTCCCACCCCTAACACCAAAAGCTGAAGACGGACTGGAGGAAGACGACGAAGGCGGCGGTGCACTCACCATCTCTGAACTTGCATACAG CCCCTGTGCCAGCATGCTCCCCACCCCAGTGGAAGACAGTCAGGGAGGGGTCAACCAGCTCTTCTCCAGTCCTGTCCAAAGTCCTGCTAGATTGCTGAGAGAGCTCCATGCTGACCCCGACATCCAGGCCCAGTTGGAGGCTGAGAGGGAGCGAGACCGCGAATTTGAACGCACTCGCCTGGCTGCCAGAAGTCGAATGAGCGGAGTCCTCGCCAGTAGCCTGCGGCTGCTTTCGTCCAATGAGAGAGTCAACACCTGGGTGCTGGGGGTAGCCAGGTTTGTAGCTGTGCTCATGGGGGTCCTGCTTATCACTGTGCccacactgctgctgctgctggagtcgGACATCGACGTGTCGTTCCTCCACGAGATCCGACAGACACCAGAGTTTGAGCAGTTCCACTACGAGTACTACTGCCCGCTTCGACGCTGGATTCTGTGCAAGATCAGCATGGCCATGGAGAACCTGTGGTCTGACTAG